In Micromonospora cremea, the genomic window GCGTCCTTCGCCAGCCCTGGCGCCGACCCGCCGGGCGGGCTGAACTCGCCGGTCTTCGTCGAGGCGGACCCGCCGGCCGACCTGGTCGACGCGGTCTGCCGGCGGCTCGCCGCGCAGGTGGAGGCGGGTTCCCGGTTGGCCCTGGCGGATCTGCTGCCGGCAACGGGTGAGCGGCTGTGGGAGTCGGATCCCGCGGAGGGGTTGACCACCACGGTCGGTGACGCCGGGGGTCGCCCAGTGCCGCTGGGGTTCACCGAGCTGACCCCGCACTGGCTGGTCAGCGGCCGATCCGGTGCGGGCCGCGCGGCGTTCCTGACCACCGCGCTGCTCGGGCTCGCGGCCCGGTACGGCCCGGACGACCTGGCGCTCTACCTGGTGGATCTGGGCGACGGCGAGTCCTTCGTGGAGTTCCTCCAGACCGAGCGGGACCGGTCCTGGGTCCCGCAGGTGCGGGCGGCCGCGATGGCCGCCGACCGGGAGTACGTCCGGGACCTGCTCGATCAGTTGACGGTCGAGGTGCAGCGCCGGGCCGAGGCCGGCGGGCGCGCCGGTGGGCAACGCTTCGCGGAGCTGCGCCAGCACCGGCCGCTGCCCCGGATCGTGTGCGTGCTGGACAATCTGCCGCTGATCTTCGCCGAGCGGGACCGGCTGGCCGCCGAGGTGGCCGCCCAGCTGGACGGGCTGGCCCGCGCCGGCCGGGCGTACGGCGTGCACCTGGTGCTGGCCGGCGCGGGCGAGCTGGGGCTGAGTGGCCGGGCGGACACCGGGCATCGGGATTCGGTGCTCGGCCAGTTCCCGGTGCGGGTGGCGCTGCCGGGTGGCGGCCCGGTGCTGGAACCGACCAACGATTCAGCCGCCGGCCTTCCGGTGGGCAGCGCGGTGGTGAACACCGCTGGCGGGCTCGGCGGCCCCCGGGGCGCGATCCGAGGTCACGAGCGGCTGATCCGTCACCCGGATCCGCAGGACCACCCGGAGGTGGTGGATCGGCTGCGGCACGAGCTGTGGACGGCACGCCCGGCGGGGTCGGTGCCGCCGGTGGTGTTCGCTGGGTATGCCCGTCCGTCGCTGGGCAACGATCCGCGACACCGGGCGGCGTTGGCCGGCCAGGCGCACGGGCCGGCCGCTCTGCTCGGCCGGGCGGTGGACGTGGCCCGCTCGACGGTCGCCGTACCGCTGGGGCCGGTGGCGGGGCGCAACCTCGCGGTGCTGGGATCCGGCCCGGCGGCCGGCGGGCTGCTGGCGACGGCGGCGCGCAGCACGGCGGATCACCACTCGCCGGGCACCGCCCGGTTCCTGGTGGCGGCACCGGACCCGGGTTCCCGGCCGCTGGCGGAGGCGTTGGCGGCCGAGCTGGCCGTCCGCCATCCGGCCACCATGGTGGACCTGCCGACGCTGCTCGCGGACACGGACGGGGAGCTGCCTACCTACCTGGTCGTCTTCGGCTTGGACCGGCCGGGGCCCCGTGAGCTGCCGGTGGACCGGCTGCGCGCGCTGATGCGGGACGGGCCGCCGTCGGGTCGGCACCTGCTGGGCTGGTGGCGGGCGGTGCCACCGTTCGCCGCGTTGCTGGAGCCGGAGGGCGAGGTGGACAAGCTCGCAGCCGTGGCCGTGCTGGACGTGCCGGCCGCCCAGCTCGCCGCGGTCTTCGGTCGGCCGGTGGAGTGGCGGGCCCGTCCCGACCGGGCGGTGCTCTGGGACGGACCGGACGAGCGGGGCACGGTCCTGGTGCCGTTCGCCGACGAGGCCGGGTGATCCGGCGGTGCGCGCGGGGGGTGTCGGGATGGGTTCGAACGCGACGGTGACCGGGCCGGGACGGCAGCGGGCCGCCGACCCGGACGGGGACGTCGCGCCGGCGGGCGCCGAGCCCACCACGGCCTGGTCGGAGTATCTCGCCGCGGCCCGTCAGCTGGACGGGGTACGCCGTAGCGCGGCGGCCGCCGCCGGTGAGCAGGCCCGGTCGGCGGAGGCCGCCCGGGAGGAGCTGACGGTGGTCCGCACCGGGCTGGCGAGCCAGCAGGAGCGGCTGCGTGAGCTGGGCGTACCGGCGATCTCGCTGGTGCCGTCCCCGCCGGAGCTGACCGAGGCGGCCCGGTCGATGGCGGGCGGCCCCGCGGCCGTGCTGGCGGCGCTGCGGGCCGCGCGGGGGTGGGCCGAGGCGGCCGAGGCGGCGCTGGCCGCGGGTGGTCGGTTCCGCCCGGGGTCCTGGCCGGCGCGGGGACGCAACATCCTGGTGTACGGGCCCCTGGCGCTGCTGGTGCCGCTGATCCAGGTCGTGGTGTTCGGGGCGACCGGAACGGGCCCGGCCAGTGTGGCGGCGTTGATCTGCGGGCTGCCGATGCCGGCGGTCGCCTTCGTCGCTGGCTGGGTGGGCATCGGTCGGGCGTTCCGCGCCGGCCCCGGCGAGCGGCTGGACCGTACGGTGCGCTTCGGTGCGCTGGTCTGCCTGGTGCCGGCGGTGCTGGTGACGGCCGGCCTGTTGCTGGCCCTGCTGGCCGGCTGACCGACCGCACCGATCAGGAGCCGGGCAGGTCGGCGGATGGATCGGCCGGGGTACGGCGAGCCCCGGAGACGCAACAGCCGGCCGCCCGGGGTGGGTCGGCCGGCCGATAACGCGTCCGGGTGTCAGCGGGGGATGATCAGCGCCATCGCCTCGGCCCGCGACTTTGGGTCGTGCTGCAGGGTGCCGCGCACGGCCGACGTGATGGTCCTGGCACCCGACTTCTGGATGCCGCGCATCGCCATGCACATGTGCTCGCAATCCAGCACGACGACGACGCCCCGCGGGGCGAGTTTGCTCATCAGCAGATCGGCGACCTGCGAGGTGAGCCGCTCCTGCACCTGCGGCCGGCGGGCGAAGACCTCGACCAGCCGGGCCAGCTTGGACAGGCCGGTGATCCGTCCGTCCGGGCCGGGGATGTAGCCGATGTGCGCGCTGCCGCGGAACGGCAGCAGGTGATGCTCGCAGAGGCTCATCACGTCGATGTCCCGGACGATCACCAGCTCTTCGTGGTTGGCCTCGAAGGTGGTGCTGAGCACCTGGGCCGGGTCGACCCGCAGGCCGGCGAAGAGCTCGGCGTACGCCCGGGCGACCCGGGCCGGCGTCTGCTGGAGCCCGTCGCGGTCCGGGTCCTCCCCGACCGCGATCAGGATCTCCCGGACCGCCTTCTCGATCCGACCCAGGTCGATCGCGTCCTCGACCGGGCGGCCGGTCAGCTTGCCGCTGATCAGCCGTGCGGCCACGTAGTCCAGCCCGTCGTCGCCGTCGGGCTCGGTCGCGGAGACGGCCAGCTCCCGGTGAGGGGAGCTGGCCGTCGGGTCGCTGCTCAGTGCGTGCCGTCCGAGTTGTTGGACGAGGCGCCGCCGACCGACGCCTGCGCGCCGTCGGCCTGGGCCTGCGCCTTGAGCGCGTCCTTCTCCGCTGGGGTGAGCACGGGCGGCTCGGTGGAGGGCTGGCGCTTGCCGAAGCCGTTGTACGGAGCCAGCGGCGGGCGCTTGACCACCCGCGCGCAGATCCGGGCCATGTCGGCGGTGGAGAGGGTTTCCTTCTCCATCAGCTCGAGCACGATGTTGTCCAGGACGTCCCGGTACTCGACCAGGATCTCCCAGGCCTCGTCGTGCGCCAGCTCGACCAGCGCCCGCATCTCGCCGTCGATCTCGGCAGCCACCGAGTCCGAGTAGTCCCGCTCGTGGCCCATGTTGCGGCCGAGGAACGGCTCGTCCCCGCTGGTGCCGTACTTGATCGCACCGAGCTTGGAGCTCATGCCGTACTGGGTGATCATCGCGCGGGCCAGCTGCGTGGCCTTCTCGATGTCGTTGCCGGCTCCGGTGGTGGGCTCGTGGAAGACCAGCTCCTCGGCGGCCCGACCGCCCAGCGCGTACGCCAGGGTGTCGATCATTTCGGCGCGCGTCTGGGTGTACTTGTCCTCGGTCGGCAGCACCAGGGTGTGGCCCAGCGAGCGGCCACGGGACAGGATCGTCACCTTGTGCACCGGCGCGGCGTGCGGCAGCGCCCAGGCGACTAGCGCGTGCCCACCCTCGTGGTACGCGGTGATCTTCTTTTCCTGGTCACTCATCACCCGGGTCCGCCGCTGCGGACCGGCGACCACCCGGTCGATCGACTCTTCGAGCGAGTCGTTGGTGATCGCCCGCTGTTCCTTGCGGGCGGTGAGCAGGGCCGACTCGTTGATCACGTTGGCCAGGTCGGCGCCGCTGAAGCCAGGGGTACGCCGGGCCACGGCGTCGAGGTCGACGTCGGGCGTGAACGGCTTGCCCTTGGCGTGCACCCGCAGGATGGCCTTGCGGCCCTCCATGTCGGGGGCGTCCACCGGGATCTGCCGGTCGAACCGGCCCGGGCGCAGCAGCGCGGGGTCGAGGATGTCCGGCCGGTTGGTGGCCGCGATCAGGATCACGCCGCCCTTGGTGTCGAAGCCGTCCATCTCGACGAGCAGCTGGTTGAGCGTCTGCTCGCGCTCGTCGTGACCGCCACCCATGCC contains:
- the folE gene encoding GTP cyclohydrolase I FolE, whose translation is MAVSATEPDGDDGLDYVAARLISGKLTGRPVEDAIDLGRIEKAVREILIAVGEDPDRDGLQQTPARVARAYAELFAGLRVDPAQVLSTTFEANHEELVIVRDIDVMSLCEHHLLPFRGSAHIGYIPGPDGRITGLSKLARLVEVFARRPQVQERLTSQVADLLMSKLAPRGVVVVLDCEHMCMAMRGIQKSGARTITSAVRGTLQHDPKSRAEAMALIIPR
- a CDS encoding FtsK/SpoIIIE domain-containing protein; amino-acid sequence: MDAVAGPKARTNRAAALHRRAAAVATAAAGILDETRPAPADQRRQYEVADRLRAVAARLAAGWSGAALDSLTVDSPAGDGPPPFVRVGTAAPLDDARFPALVPLVGTGHLSVDADAREPRVAGLLRAVLLRSLAAAPAGALLVRAVDARASVLTPFGALADAGLLPPPAVDVAGLRAVLTEAEQWVTPGASGRRRHDRTLLLVVAALPELTGPTDLARIEALAEQGPAAGLHLVVAGWPPAGPYAARGPLPRATPLVLRNAYALLGDPPGASFASPGADPPGGLNSPVFVEADPPADLVDAVCRRLAAQVEAGSRLALADLLPATGERLWESDPAEGLTTTVGDAGGRPVPLGFTELTPHWLVSGRSGAGRAAFLTTALLGLAARYGPDDLALYLVDLGDGESFVEFLQTERDRSWVPQVRAAAMAADREYVRDLLDQLTVEVQRRAEAGGRAGGQRFAELRQHRPLPRIVCVLDNLPLIFAERDRLAAEVAAQLDGLARAGRAYGVHLVLAGAGELGLSGRADTGHRDSVLGQFPVRVALPGGGPVLEPTNDSAAGLPVGSAVVNTAGGLGGPRGAIRGHERLIRHPDPQDHPEVVDRLRHELWTARPAGSVPPVVFAGYARPSLGNDPRHRAALAGQAHGPAALLGRAVDVARSTVAVPLGPVAGRNLAVLGSGPAAGGLLATAARSTADHHSPGTARFLVAAPDPGSRPLAEALAAELAVRHPATMVDLPTLLADTDGELPTYLVVFGLDRPGPRELPVDRLRALMRDGPPSGRHLLGWWRAVPPFAALLEPEGEVDKLAAVAVLDVPAAQLAAVFGRPVEWRARPDRAVLWDGPDERGTVLVPFADEAG
- the ftsH gene encoding ATP-dependent zinc metalloprotease FtsH, coding for MERTRFFRRPVVWIILVILGAVVLSQLFTAGPSYHRVDTSVALDQLHTAKINKVVFQDKEQTLQLDLAQKTKFGETTTNKIEAQFPYQVGDQVWNEVLDAKANNRVTGPADAKVSSDSIWVSLLVNLLPIALLVLLLLFFMSQMQGGGSRVLNFGKSKAKMITKDTPKTTFADVAGAEEAVEELYEIKDFLQNPAKYQALGAKIPKGVLLFGPPGTGKTLLARAVAGEAGVPFYSISGSDFVEMFVGVGASRVRDLFEQAKTNAPAIVFVDEIDAVGRHRGAGMGGGHDEREQTLNQLLVEMDGFDTKGGVILIAATNRPDILDPALLRPGRFDRQIPVDAPDMEGRKAILRVHAKGKPFTPDVDLDAVARRTPGFSGADLANVINESALLTARKEQRAITNDSLEESIDRVVAGPQRRTRVMSDQEKKITAYHEGGHALVAWALPHAAPVHKVTILSRGRSLGHTLVLPTEDKYTQTRAEMIDTLAYALGGRAAEELVFHEPTTGAGNDIEKATQLARAMITQYGMSSKLGAIKYGTSGDEPFLGRNMGHERDYSDSVAAEIDGEMRALVELAHDEAWEILVEYRDVLDNIVLELMEKETLSTADMARICARVVKRPPLAPYNGFGKRQPSTEPPVLTPAEKDALKAQAQADGAQASVGGASSNNSDGTH